The Saccharopolyspora gloriosae genome window below encodes:
- a CDS encoding 4-hydroxybenzoate 3-monooxygenase — translation MRTSVAIIGAGPAGLLLARLLQRQGIESVVLESRSREHVEHRQRAGILEQGTVDVLRDCGAGERMDREGLVHDGIELRFGGAGHRIDMAALTGGRRVMVYAQTEVVRDLVALRIESGAALLFEAEVSEVRGADTDHPRVHYRHDGAEHVLDADYVVGADGFHGVARKAIPAERVRTYERTYPFAWLGILADVAPSTDELIYASHERGFALHSMRTPQVSRLYLQVPPDTDARDWPDERIWDELDLRFAVDGDWRLERGPITDRSVTPMRSFVAEPLRYGRLLLAGDAAHIVPPTGAKGLNLAVADVTLLAQALTAALGHGDDSQLGSYSDTALRRVWRAEHFSYFMTTLLHSDPASDDFARRLQRSHLDHVVASAAAATSLAENYVGFPLGARL, via the coding sequence ATGCGGACCAGCGTGGCCATCATCGGAGCGGGGCCGGCGGGCCTGCTGCTGGCGCGGTTGCTGCAACGCCAGGGGATCGAGTCGGTCGTGCTGGAATCCCGCTCCCGCGAGCACGTCGAGCACCGCCAGCGCGCCGGCATCCTCGAACAGGGGACCGTCGACGTGCTGCGGGACTGCGGCGCGGGCGAGCGGATGGACCGCGAAGGCCTGGTGCACGACGGGATCGAGCTGCGCTTCGGCGGCGCCGGGCACCGCATCGACATGGCCGCGCTCACCGGCGGGCGCCGGGTGATGGTGTACGCGCAGACCGAGGTGGTGCGCGACCTGGTCGCGCTGCGGATCGAGTCCGGGGCGGCGCTGCTGTTCGAAGCCGAGGTCTCCGAAGTGCGCGGAGCCGACACCGACCACCCGCGGGTCCACTACCGCCACGACGGCGCCGAGCACGTGCTCGACGCCGACTACGTGGTCGGTGCGGACGGCTTCCACGGAGTCGCGCGCAAGGCGATCCCCGCTGAGCGGGTCCGCACCTACGAGCGGACCTATCCGTTCGCGTGGCTCGGCATCCTCGCCGACGTCGCACCGTCCACCGACGAACTGATCTACGCGAGCCACGAGCGCGGATTCGCCCTGCACAGCATGCGCACCCCGCAGGTCAGCAGGCTCTACCTGCAGGTGCCGCCGGATACCGACGCGCGGGACTGGCCGGACGAGCGGATCTGGGACGAGTTGGACCTGCGCTTCGCGGTCGACGGGGACTGGCGGCTGGAACGCGGGCCGATCACCGACAGGTCGGTCACCCCGATGCGCAGCTTCGTCGCGGAACCGTTGCGGTACGGGCGGTTGCTGCTGGCCGGGGATGCCGCGCACATCGTGCCGCCCACCGGCGCGAAGGGGCTCAACCTCGCCGTGGCCGACGTGACGCTGCTGGCGCAGGCGCTCACCGCGGCGCTCGGCCACGGCGACGACAGCCAGCTGGGGTCCTATTCGGACACCGCGTTGCGCCGGGTGTGGCGCGCCGAGCACTTCTCGTACTTCATGACCACCCTGCTGCACTCCGACCCGGCGTCCGACGACTTCGCCCGCCGCCTGCAGCGCTCCCACCTCGACCACGTCGTCGCTTCGGCGGCGGCGGCCACCTCGCTGGCGGAGAACTACGTCGGTTTCCCGCTCGGCGCGCGGCTGTGA
- the metX gene encoding homoserine O-acetyltransferase MetX, with the protein MTSRPLPATGAWREGHPPGRRRWLGLDPLDLESGSRLTGARLAYETWGTLAPDGGNAVLVLHALTGDAHLRGPAEPGHPSAGWWEGVVGPGLALDTDRWFVVAPNALGGCQGSTGPATTAADGRAWGSRFPALTVRDLVRAEVALADALGVDGWAAVIGGSLGGMRALEWAVDQSDRVRSALLLCCSAVATAEQIAWSSAQLHAIRADPDWLGGDYHELPAGRGPHAGLGLARRIAHITYRSPQELQARFGSAAQDGEDPAAGGRYAVESYLDHHAEKLVRRFDAASYVRLTEAMSAHDVGRDRGGVGAALRRVGARTLVAGVDSDRLFPPADQHALARGLGTSARIIGSSYGHDGFLIETEQVSELVRELLKGT; encoded by the coding sequence ATGACGTCGCGGCCCCTTCCCGCCACCGGTGCCTGGCGGGAAGGGCACCCGCCCGGCCGGCGGCGCTGGCTCGGGCTCGATCCGCTGGACCTGGAGTCGGGTTCCCGGCTCACCGGCGCGCGGCTCGCGTACGAGACGTGGGGAACTCTCGCCCCGGACGGCGGCAACGCCGTGCTGGTGCTGCACGCCCTCACCGGGGACGCCCACCTGCGCGGACCGGCGGAGCCGGGGCATCCGAGCGCCGGCTGGTGGGAAGGCGTCGTCGGGCCGGGCCTCGCGCTGGACACCGACCGGTGGTTCGTGGTGGCGCCGAACGCGCTCGGCGGTTGTCAGGGCAGCACCGGCCCGGCCACCACCGCTGCGGACGGCCGGGCTTGGGGAAGCCGGTTCCCCGCGCTGACCGTGCGGGACCTGGTGCGAGCCGAGGTGGCGCTCGCCGACGCGCTCGGCGTGGACGGCTGGGCGGCGGTGATCGGTGGCTCGCTCGGCGGGATGCGCGCGCTGGAGTGGGCCGTGGACCAGTCGGACCGGGTGCGCTCGGCACTGCTGCTGTGCTGCTCCGCGGTCGCCACCGCCGAGCAGATCGCCTGGTCCTCGGCGCAGCTGCACGCGATCCGAGCCGATCCGGACTGGCTGGGCGGCGACTACCACGAGCTGCCCGCCGGGCGCGGCCCGCACGCGGGGCTCGGGCTGGCCCGCCGGATCGCGCACATCACCTACCGCAGCCCGCAGGAGCTGCAGGCCCGGTTCGGCTCGGCGGCCCAGGACGGCGAGGACCCGGCGGCGGGCGGGCGCTACGCGGTGGAGTCCTACCTCGACCACCACGCGGAGAAGCTGGTCCGCCGGTTCGACGCCGCCAGCTACGTGCGGCTCACCGAAGCCATGTCCGCGCACGACGTGGGCCGGGACCGCGGCGGAGTGGGCGCGGCGTTGCGCCGGGTCGGCGCCCGGACGCTGGTCGCCGGGGTGGACAGCGACCGGCTCTTCCCGCCCGCCGATCAGCACGCCCTCGCCCGCGGGCTCGGCACCTCGGCCCGGATCATCGGCTCGTCTTACGGCCACGACGGGTTCCTCATCGAGACCGAGCAGGTCTCCGAGTTGGTGCGCGAACTGCTCAAGGGCACTTGA
- a CDS encoding MarR family transcriptional regulator: MGSIDLSTHPGHLFRRVQQVHTMLWAAAVSDDVTPPQFAVLNGLADEGGLDQRTLAERIALDRSTAADVIARLVRRGLVERARDSADGRRNVLRLTESGRTAHTGLVRRTERMIEILLTPLDGAEREQLLGLLGRVARAGERIRDPRSEVASET, encoded by the coding sequence GTGGGCTCCATCGATCTCAGCACGCATCCCGGCCACCTGTTCCGGCGCGTCCAGCAGGTGCACACGATGCTGTGGGCGGCCGCCGTCTCCGACGACGTCACCCCGCCGCAGTTCGCGGTGCTCAACGGGCTCGCCGACGAAGGAGGGCTCGATCAACGCACGCTCGCCGAACGCATCGCGCTGGACCGCTCCACCGCCGCCGACGTCATCGCCCGGCTGGTCCGCCGCGGACTCGTCGAACGAGCCAGGGACAGCGCCGACGGCAGGCGCAACGTGCTGCGGCTGACCGAATCCGGGCGCACCGCGCACACCGGTCTGGTGCGGCGCACCGAGCGGATGATCGAAATCCTGCTGACGCCGCTGGACGGCGCGGAACGCGAACAGCTGCTCGGCCTGCTCGGACGGGTCGCGCGAGCCGGGGAGCGGATTCGCGACCCCCGGTCCGAGGTCGCCTCAGAAACCTGA
- a CDS encoding AMP-binding protein has translation MSAYHERPRPARYDAAQPTDFDAEHPHAVAMFQDAVRRFPDRPLIHYFDAALTAAELDGLSDAFAVALQDRGVAAGERVALYLQNVPQFAIALLGAWKAGCVAVPINPMNKRRELALLLADSGAAVLVALRGLHESVAAGALAETAVTWTITTAERAHQTRDDPRVLPEPDVAVPAGTTDLAALLDEHRGRRPVPVPLAPEDVAVLTYTSGTTGPPKGAMNTHRNVVFDARVWRDWVGLGPDDVILGVAPLFHITGLVGHLALALLTPAALVLTHRFDPGAVVDAVREHRPTFTVGAITVFIALLNTGATRDDLASLRRIYSGGAPIPPSTVLAFERRFGQRIHNVYGLTETTSAAFAQPWAVEAPVDESSGALSVGVPVYSTRARIIGEDGRELPPGEVGELVISGPQVVAGYWGKPEETESALPGGELRTGDVARMDADGWFYLVDRKKDQINAGGFKVWPREVEDVLYEHPAVREAAVIGVPDAYRGETVRAYVSLRPDHEAAPEELVEFCRARLAAYKYPRQVEVLTELPKTTTGKLLRRELRARHAD, from the coding sequence ATGTCCGCCTACCACGAGCGTCCTCGGCCGGCCCGGTACGACGCGGCGCAGCCGACCGACTTCGACGCCGAGCACCCGCACGCCGTGGCCATGTTCCAGGACGCCGTGCGGCGGTTCCCGGATCGACCGCTGATCCACTACTTCGACGCGGCGCTCACCGCCGCCGAGCTCGACGGGCTCAGCGACGCGTTCGCCGTCGCGCTGCAGGACCGGGGCGTGGCGGCGGGCGAGCGGGTGGCGCTGTACCTGCAGAACGTGCCGCAGTTCGCCATCGCGCTGCTCGGGGCGTGGAAGGCGGGCTGCGTCGCGGTGCCGATCAACCCGATGAACAAGCGCCGCGAACTCGCGCTGCTGCTGGCGGATTCCGGGGCGGCGGTGCTGGTGGCGTTGCGCGGGCTGCACGAGTCGGTCGCCGCCGGGGCGCTGGCGGAGACCGCCGTGACCTGGACGATCACCACCGCCGAGCGCGCCCACCAGACCCGCGACGACCCGCGTGTCCTGCCGGAACCGGACGTGGCCGTGCCCGCGGGCACCACCGACCTCGCCGCGCTGCTCGACGAGCACCGGGGCAGGCGGCCCGTTCCGGTGCCGCTCGCGCCCGAGGACGTCGCGGTGCTCACCTACACCTCCGGCACCACCGGGCCGCCCAAGGGCGCGATGAACACCCACCGCAACGTCGTGTTCGACGCGCGGGTGTGGCGGGACTGGGTCGGCCTCGGGCCGGACGACGTGATCCTCGGGGTGGCTCCGCTGTTCCACATCACCGGCCTGGTGGGGCATCTGGCGCTGGCACTGCTGACCCCGGCGGCGCTGGTGCTCACCCACCGCTTCGATCCCGGTGCCGTCGTCGACGCCGTGCGCGAGCACCGGCCCACGTTCACCGTCGGGGCGATCACCGTGTTCATCGCGCTGCTCAACACCGGTGCGACGCGCGACGACCTGGCGAGCCTGCGCCGGATCTACTCGGGCGGCGCGCCGATCCCGCCGAGCACGGTGCTGGCCTTCGAGCGGCGCTTCGGGCAGCGGATCCACAACGTCTACGGGCTCACCGAGACGACATCGGCCGCGTTCGCCCAGCCGTGGGCGGTGGAAGCGCCGGTGGACGAGAGCTCGGGTGCGCTGTCGGTGGGCGTGCCGGTGTACTCCACTCGCGCGCGGATCATCGGCGAGGACGGCCGGGAGCTGCCGCCGGGCGAGGTCGGCGAGCTGGTGATCTCCGGCCCGCAGGTGGTCGCCGGCTACTGGGGCAAACCGGAGGAGACCGAGTCCGCGCTGCCCGGCGGCGAGCTGCGCACCGGCGACGTCGCCCGGATGGACGCGGACGGCTGGTTCTACCTGGTGGACCGCAAGAAGGACCAGATCAACGCGGGCGGGTTCAAGGTGTGGCCACGCGAAGTGGAGGACGTGCTCTACGAGCACCCCGCCGTCCGCGAGGCCGCCGTGATCGGCGTGCCCGACGCCTACCGGGGCGAAACCGTGCGGGCGTACGTGAGCCTGCGACCCGATCACGAGGCGGCGCCGGAGGAACTGGTCGAGTTCTGCCGCGCGCGGCTGGCCGCCTACAAGTACCCCAGGCAGGTCGAAGTCCTAACCGAACTCCCCAAGACGACCACCGGGAAGCTCCTGCGCCGGGAGCTCCGCGCCCGGCACGCGGACTGA
- a CDS encoding M1 family metallopeptidase: MTAAAGADRSTDSYLPAHGNGGYRVEHYDLDLDYRVGPNRLSGDVTVSAVATQALSALSLDFADLRVRRVLVDGEPAKFGHRAGKLRVRPRRAIADGARFEVRVRYAGNPRPVRGQWGDIGWDELTEGSLVASQPIGAPSWFPCNDHPSDKAAYRVSVTADAGFTVLVTGDLLSRRTSGAGSTRWVYERAEPTPTYLMGVHTGRYEEVELAAGPVPQRAAVPAHLLPVFRETFGRHGEIMRVLGELFGPYPFAEYVVVITDDDLEEPIEAQGLSVFGRNLLDGHRTHERLVVHELAHQWFGNSLTLGDWRDIWLNEGFATYAEWLWSEAVGEGTAAEHAREWHARMRAAEPGLRVADPGVARMFDEGVYKRGALVLHALRGELGDDAFFGLLRRWVAEHRHATVSTAEFTALAEQCAARPLEGLFETWLHGTETPADSGF; the protein is encoded by the coding sequence ATGACGGCCGCTGCGGGAGCGGACCGCTCCACCGACTCGTACCTGCCCGCGCACGGCAACGGCGGCTACCGCGTCGAGCACTACGACCTGGACCTGGACTACCGCGTCGGCCCGAACCGGCTGTCCGGGGACGTGACGGTCTCGGCGGTGGCGACCCAGGCGTTGTCGGCGCTGAGCCTGGACTTCGCGGACCTGCGGGTGCGCCGGGTGCTCGTCGACGGCGAGCCCGCGAAGTTCGGCCACCGCGCGGGCAAGCTGCGCGTCCGGCCCCGGCGGGCGATCGCCGACGGCGCCCGGTTCGAGGTGCGGGTCCGGTACGCGGGCAATCCGCGCCCGGTGCGCGGGCAGTGGGGCGACATCGGCTGGGACGAGCTGACCGAGGGCTCTCTGGTGGCGAGCCAGCCGATCGGCGCCCCGTCCTGGTTCCCCTGCAACGACCACCCGTCGGACAAGGCGGCCTACCGGGTGTCGGTGACCGCGGACGCGGGGTTCACCGTGCTGGTCACGGGTGATCTGCTGTCGCGGCGCACCAGCGGCGCGGGCTCCACCCGGTGGGTCTACGAGCGGGCCGAGCCCACGCCGACGTACCTGATGGGCGTGCACACCGGGCGCTACGAGGAGGTCGAGCTCGCGGCCGGTCCGGTGCCGCAGCGGGCGGCGGTGCCCGCGCACCTGCTGCCGGTGTTCCGGGAGACGTTCGGACGCCACGGCGAGATCATGCGGGTGCTCGGCGAGCTGTTCGGCCCGTACCCGTTCGCGGAGTACGTCGTCGTGATCACCGACGATGACCTGGAGGAGCCGATCGAGGCCCAAGGCCTGTCGGTGTTCGGCCGCAACCTGCTCGACGGGCACCGCACCCACGAGCGGCTGGTGGTGCACGAGCTGGCCCACCAGTGGTTCGGCAACAGTCTGACCCTCGGCGACTGGCGCGACATCTGGCTCAACGAGGGGTTCGCGACCTACGCGGAGTGGTTGTGGTCGGAGGCCGTCGGCGAGGGCACCGCGGCCGAGCACGCCCGCGAGTGGCACGCGCGGATGCGCGCCGCCGAGCCCGGTCTGCGGGTCGCCGATCCGGGGGTGGCGCGGATGTTCGACGAGGGCGTGTACAAGCGCGGGGCGTTGGTGTTGCACGCGTTGCGCGGCGAACTCGGCGACGACGCGTTCTTCGGCCTGCTGCGGCGCTGGGTGGCCGAGCACCGGCATGCCACGGTGTCCACCGCCGAGTTCACCGCGCTGGCCGAGCAGTGCGCGGCGCGGCCGCTGGAGGGCTTGTTCGAGACCTGGTTGCACGGCACCGAAACGCCCGCGGACTCAGGTTTCTGA